AAATAAGGTTTGCAAACAACGATACATTCTCTCAAAAAAGGCCAAAAAGCCACTATCCTGGATTTTGATATCGATTTAATCCCTTTAAAACTATTAGAAATGGGTTGTTTGCCTGGTAATGAGGTCGAATTACTTCAAGTGGCTCCGTTTGGCGATCCTTTGTATTTAGATATAAATGGCTCACATCTAGCTATTCGTATAGAGACTGCCAGACTTATTGAAGTAGAACTCATTAATAATACAGTAAAATGAGTTTAAAAAATATCAACGTTGCTTTAATTGGAAATCCTAATGTAGGGAAAACTTCGGTTTTTAATCAGTTAACTGGTTTAAATCAGCAAGTAGGGAATTATCCTGGAATTACGGTCGAGAAAAAAATGGGTTTTTGCAAACTGCCCAATAATATTAAAGCCAACATTCTCGATTTACCTGGTACGTATAGTCTAAATGCCAGTTCTATTGATGAAAGTGTTGTTATCGAACTTTTGCTTAATAAAAATGACCGCCTTTATCCAGACGTAGCACTAGTGGTTACCGATGTAGAAAATCTAAAACGAAATTTACTTCTTTATACTCAAATAAAAGATCTTGAAATTCCAACAATTTTAGTCATTAATATGGCTGATAGAATGGAACAGAAGGGTATCACACTAGATATTCCTTACCTCGAAGAACATTTAAAAACCAAAATTGCACTGATTAGTTCTAGAAAAGGACATGGAATTGAAGAATTAAAAAACCTGATTATTGGCTACAAAACCATTTCGGCAGAACCATGTTTGAATGCATCTGTGATTGATATTGAATATTTCAACAGTCTTCGTCATGCATTTCCTAATCAGCTATTATATAAATTGTGGTTGGTTATTACACAAGATGTTAACTTTTTGAATTTGGAACGAAATGAAATCCGTAGTTCGTTTACCAAATCTCATTCTGATTTGAAGCGTTTGCAACAAAAAGAAACAATCAAGCGATATCAATTTATTAATGATGTTTTAAAAGAAGGTCTAAAAATAGACTCTAGTATTGCCAAAGATTTTCGTAGTAAACTAGACCGCGTACTTACGCACAAAGTCTGGGGATATTTGATTTTCTTCGTGATTTTATTCGTGATTTTTCAGTCTATTTTTGAGTGGTCCAAAATTCCTATGGATTTTATCGATAGTTCTTTTGCGACGTTAAGCTCCATGGCAAATGAACATCTGCCTTCTGGTATGTTGACTAATTTGATTTCACAAGGAATAATTCCTGGTATTGGTGGTATCTTAATATTCATCCCTCAAATTGCCTTTTTGTTTCTATTCATTTCAATACTCGAAGAAAGTGGTTATATGAGTCGCGTCGTTTTCTTAATGGACAAAATTATGCGCCGATTTGGATTATCTGGAAAGAGTGTAGTTCCATTGATTTCAGGAACAGCTTGTGCCATTCCTGCTATTATGGCGACCAGAAATATAGAAAACTGGAAAGAACGTTTGATTACAATATTAGTAACTCCATTTACAACTTGCTCAGCTCGTTTACCAGTTTATGCAATTATTATTGGCTTAGTAATTCCCGATACTTATGTTTTTGGGATTTTAAATCTTCAAGGATTAACCTTAATGCTTTTGTATGTTATTGGTTTTGGGATGGCAATATTTGCGGCTTATATTCTGAATCTTATTTTGAAAGTAAAAGGAAAAACCTTTTTTGTGGTAGAAATGCCCAACTACAAATTACCTCTGTTCAAGAATGTTGCTATCAACGTTATTGAAAAAACAAAAGCTTTCGTTACTGGCGCAGGAAAAATTATTTTGGCAATATCGGTCATATTGTGGTTTTTAGCTTCTTACGGACCAGGAAAAGAGTTTAAAGAGGCCGAAAAGATAGTACTCGAAAATACTAGAGAAAAGCCGTTATCTACAACTGAGTTTGATAATGCTGTTGCATCACAAAAACTAGAAAACTCATACATTGGCTTAATGGGAAGAGGTATTGAGCCTGTGATTTCTCCTTTGGGTTACGATTGGAAAATTGGCATTGCTATTATCAGTTCATTTGCAGCCAGAGAAGTTTTTGTAGGTACACTGGCAACCATCTATAGTGTAGGTGCAACTGACAATGAAAACACTATAAAAGACAAAATGGCTGCGGAAATAAATCCTGTGACTGGAGATAAAATTTTCAACTTTGCTTCAGGTATTTCTCTATTAATGTTTTATGCGTTTGCTATGCAATGTGCCAGTACTCTAGCCATAACAAAAAAAGAAACCAACTCCTGGAAGTGGCCAGCTGGACAATTGGCATTTATGAGTGTATTGGCTTATTTAGTCGCGCTAATTTCTTTTCAAATCTTAAAATAAAGTATTATGATTCAAGAAATTATTGCCTTTTTCATACTTGTTATTGCCTTTGCTTTTTTGATTCGAAAGTTTATCTTCAAAAAAAAATCGAATAAAAACTGTGGAAGTGGTGATTGTGGCTGTAGTTAACTAGGTTTACCTTAAAAATCCAAATGCTCTATTTAATATTAAATTTATCACTTTAATCATTTACTAATAAAAACATTATAATTAGTCCTAATTAGAGTTCTTGTACTAAAAAAAAAGCCTAATTTATATTACAAAACATATTTCGTTCCATTTTTTATATTAAATTTATGTCATTAATATTCAATCTATTAATTTCTAAATTTAAAAAACAGACCCTTATGAAAAAAATGTTTAGTAAAGGCTTAGTTCTATCGAGTGTTTTATTATTATTAATTTCCTGCAAAAAAGAAGAAGCAGTAGTTGCTGTAATCGATACTACTAAAATCAAAGAAGAGATTCAAGCCAAGGAAAATGAATTTGCAGAGACTTACAATACTGGAGTAATGAAAGAAATAGGATATTTTGCAGATGATGCTATCACCTACCCACAAAATAACCAACCAGTAACTGGCAAAGAAGCAATAATTGAGTATTTGAAAAGTCATATTGATACAATTTCAAAAGGTAAGAAAATTTCATTTACAACTAATGAAGTGTTTGTTGCAAAAGATGGCGAACAAGTTGTTGAACTAGGTAATTATAAAGTAGTAGACTCTACACAAACTGTAGTGAATTCTGGTAATTACATGACTCTATTCGTTAAAAAAGACGGAAAATATTATAGTCTAAGAGACATGAGTACTTCGGATACACCAAACTAATAAAAAAAACATGATTTATTAAAAAGGTTGTTTGAAATTAATTTCAAACAACCTTTTTTTAAGTATTACACTCATTAAAATTCAATCAGTAATAATCATAGTCCAAATTTAGGAATTATAAAAAACACTATCTTGATTTCATTAGTAAAATTGTTTTCGTAATTACCTCTCCTCTTTAAAGGAAAGCAAGATTCTTTTTCTCAAAAAAAAACTAATAATTACTACTCCTCTAAAATAAGTTCACAGCATAAAAAACCCTGATAACTTTATTATCAGGGTTTGTATTAATTTCAAATTATAGATTAGATTAGCGTCTTCTTCCACCGCCTCCGCCTCCTCTAAAACCGCCTCCGCCTCCGCCTCCAGAACGAAATCCACTTCCTCCACCACTAAAACTACTTGAGCGGTTTGACGTAGAAGGTCTAGTTGATGCAGAAGATCTATTGCTACCAGCTTCTCTGGTTGATGCTGACGGTCTATTACTTCTAGTATCACGTCCTGAAGCTGAATTTCTGTTAGCGTCTCTAGTCGAAGCAGTATTTCTATTGCTATTATTGTTTCTATTACCGTTATTTATATTATTTCTGTTACCACTATTTATATTGTTATGGGACACTCGATTTGAAGTGTTTCTGCTGTTGTTATTATAGTTGTTAAAACTATTGTGATTCACATAAACATTCGTATTGTGGTATCCATAGCCTCCTCCATGATAACCCCAATGATTACTTCTGTAAATACCAACTGCCATAACGGTCGCAAATCCAAACCAAGGCGGATAAAATCCATAATAATAAGGCGGATAATAAGGCACATAAGCTGGCGAATACACATATTGCACAATCGGAGCTTGCTCTACCACAATAGTTGTTGTAGATGCTGGAACATTTACAGTTACAGGATCAGCCCCTGTATAAGCTGGATTAGATGTCACAGCTCCACTTCCTTTTGGAGCTGGCTCTACAATATAATCTTTACCATACAAATCTTTATCTCCTATAATCTGAAGAGACACTTTTTTGTTCTTGTCTTTAGTTACCATGATCACAGCTATATCCTGAGTATCAGATTTACTAATCGGGTCTCTTAGAATGAATGTAAAATCATCTCCACTTTTTTTGGTCTCCACTTTGATAAAATCGACTTTTTTATCGTCGTTTAAATCTAAGTTATTGATTTTAGTTTTGTCATCATTCAATGATTTTTCAAAGTCTTCGATAGTCTTTGATTTTTGGAAAAGATCCAAAACAGCATAAAGGTCTAAATTATCCCCAGGCAAACCTAATTCACCTTTAGAATCATCCTTCTGAGCAAAAGATGTCAATCCAGTCAAACTCATTACTAGTACTAAAAGCGATAAAAATCTTATTTTCATATCAGTTTAATTTTAAAATAAACAAATCAATAAACTCTTTTAAATCAGAAAAATATAAAATAGTTACTGTACAACTACTACACAAATATAGCAAAGAAAACCTAATAAAATAAACCCTACTAACATTTATATATAGCCAATAAATCAAAAACTGTGCCTAAAATATAAAAATAACATTATCTCATACAGAGCTAAAGAAAATTTAGAGATTAAAAAATTTTGTGGTTGAAATAAAATTCAGTGAACAGTGAGCGTAAACATGCTCATTCTAAAGCACTTTCACAAATAAATTACTTGCAATTTTATTGGATATAGTCATTTCAAAACCATTCACCTTTATTTTTAAAGATAAATCAAAAGCTTCTTTAGTTACCACATCAATATTAGTACCCAACCCAATTTGTTGTTTATCAAGGTATTTCAAGAACTCCGAAGAATTGTCTTTTACCCCTACACATATTCCCGATTGATTCGCTTGTAACTCAGATAACAATTGCTTTTCTATAGCAATAATTCTCCCTTGTGCATCGGGTATTGGATCTCCATGTGGGTCTTCGGTTGGATTTCCGAGAAAATCATCCAACTTGTTAATGAGTTTTTCAGATTTAATGTGTTCTAATTGTTCGGCAATATCATGAACTTCGTCCCAAGAGAAATCTAATTTTTCAACCAAGAAAACCTCCCATAAACGGTGTTTTCTCACAATCATTTTTGCGCTTAATTTCCCTGTATCAGTTAATGAAACTCCTTGATATTTTTTATAATTAACTAAATTTTTATCTGCTAATTTTTTGAGCATATCGGTTACAGAGGACGCTTTGGTCTCCATAATTTCGGCAATAGCATTGGTACTTACTTCACTATCAAGACTAGTAGTAAGATGATATATAGATTTTAGATAGTTTTCTTCAGAGAAAGTCATGTTCTTTAAGTTTCTGAGTTGCTAAGTGACTAAGTTACTAAGTCTAAAGAAAAAATCTTAGAATCTTAGTCACTTAGAATCATACCAACTATTTTTTTACAATCAGCAAAGGTATTGTTATTTTATGTCTCAAACGATCAACGGTAGTTCCAAAAAGCAAATCTTTCATTCCAGTATGTCCATGAGTACCCATAATAAGTATATCAAAATCGCCTTTGTTAACTAATTTTGGAATCACTTTATTCGGTCTACCAAAACCCAATACTGTTTTTACATGAAAACCTTTTTCCTGAAACATTGATTTATATTCAAGCAATAAAGTTTCATCCACTGTGGTTTCGTGATCATCAATTTGTTTGCCATACATCATAGCTCCAACTGATTCTACCACATGAATCAATGTATAATTAGCTTCTTTACCGCCAATTTTGAATGCGTGATTAATCGCATTTTCATCTGCAAACGAAAAATCAACAGTTATTGCAATATTTTTATTGTCCTGAACAGCTATTTCTGTAAATTTTAAATTCATATCATGTGGCGAATGATTTTCAATATTCAGCCTGGACTTAGAAAAGAAAGGTTTAATAACTATATAAAGCAACAAAATCAGAAAACTAATTGCTAAAGGCACAACAGTTAACCAAAGAACAATTGGATTGTCAGATGTTTCTAGCCAGCCTTGTATTTCTGAATAGACCAATTTAGCATTCAATGAAACTATAATAATGGCTATTAACCAAGCAGCAACTTGAGTTACTTTACCAATATGATGCCCTTTCATTTTAGATTTATCACTCACAAAATGAATTAATGGTATAATAGCAAAACCTAGCTGTAAACTCAAAATTACCTGACTTAATACCAAAAGTTTACCCGTTACACTTTCGCCATATATCAAAATCACTACCACTGCAGGTACAATAGCTATTAAACGAGTAATAATACGACGAACCCAAGGCTGAATTCTTAAATTCAGATATCCTTCCATAACTATTTGACCTGCCAATGTACCTGTTACAGTAGAGCTTTGCCCCGCAGCAATTAAGGCAACAGCAAATAAGATAGGCGCCCATTTGGTTCCAAGTAAAGGTTGTAGAAAACGATAAGCATCCTGAATTTCGGCTACCTCATGCATTCCATTCTTGAAAAATGTAGCT
The Flavobacterium sp. 5 DNA segment above includes these coding regions:
- a CDS encoding FeoB-associated Cys-rich membrane protein — its product is MIQEIIAFFILVIAFAFLIRKFIFKKKSNKNCGSGDCGCS
- a CDS encoding DUF4440 domain-containing protein, coding for MKKMFSKGLVLSSVLLLLISCKKEEAVVAVIDTTKIKEEIQAKENEFAETYNTGVMKEIGYFADDAITYPQNNQPVTGKEAIIEYLKSHIDTISKGKKISFTTNEVFVAKDGEQVVELGNYKVVDSTQTVVNSGNYMTLFVKKDGKYYSLRDMSTSDTPN
- a CDS encoding FeoA family protein yields the protein MQTTIHSLKKGQKATILDFDIDLIPLKLLEMGCLPGNEVELLQVAPFGDPLYLDINGSHLAIRIETARLIEVELINNTVK
- a CDS encoding metal-dependent transcriptional regulator; its protein translation is MTFSEENYLKSIYHLTTSLDSEVSTNAIAEIMETKASSVTDMLKKLADKNLVNYKKYQGVSLTDTGKLSAKMIVRKHRLWEVFLVEKLDFSWDEVHDIAEQLEHIKSEKLINKLDDFLGNPTEDPHGDPIPDAQGRIIAIEKQLLSELQANQSGICVGVKDNSSEFLKYLDKQQIGLGTNIDVVTKEAFDLSLKIKVNGFEMTISNKIASNLFVKVL
- the feoB gene encoding ferrous iron transport protein B; its protein translation is MSLKNINVALIGNPNVGKTSVFNQLTGLNQQVGNYPGITVEKKMGFCKLPNNIKANILDLPGTYSLNASSIDESVVIELLLNKNDRLYPDVALVVTDVENLKRNLLLYTQIKDLEIPTILVINMADRMEQKGITLDIPYLEEHLKTKIALISSRKGHGIEELKNLIIGYKTISAEPCLNASVIDIEYFNSLRHAFPNQLLYKLWLVITQDVNFLNLERNEIRSSFTKSHSDLKRLQQKETIKRYQFINDVLKEGLKIDSSIAKDFRSKLDRVLTHKVWGYLIFFVILFVIFQSIFEWSKIPMDFIDSSFATLSSMANEHLPSGMLTNLISQGIIPGIGGILIFIPQIAFLFLFISILEESGYMSRVVFLMDKIMRRFGLSGKSVVPLISGTACAIPAIMATRNIENWKERLITILVTPFTTCSARLPVYAIIIGLVIPDTYVFGILNLQGLTLMLLYVIGFGMAIFAAYILNLILKVKGKTFFVVEMPNYKLPLFKNVAINVIEKTKAFVTGAGKIILAISVILWFLASYGPGKEFKEAEKIVLENTREKPLSTTEFDNAVASQKLENSYIGLMGRGIEPVISPLGYDWKIGIAIISSFAAREVFVGTLATIYSVGATDNENTIKDKMAAEINPVTGDKIFNFASGISLLMFYAFAMQCASTLAITKKETNSWKWPAGQLAFMSVLAYLVALISFQILK
- a CDS encoding Nramp family divalent metal transporter — protein: MGKSLEEVHQSVATQNKKSVFKKILAFFGPAYLVSVGYMDPGNWATDIAGGSQFGYALLWVLLMSNLMALLLQSLSARLGIVTQRDLAQASRETYSPVINYILYFLAEIAIAACDLAEVLGMAIGINLLFGIPLIEAVMITVLDTFLLLFLINKGIRKMEAFIIALVMIIGLSFIFEMIFAQPELDKVIYGLIPSLPNESALYIAIGIIGATVMPHNLYLHSSLVQTRKFSRSDRGIKQALKYNLIDSTIALNLAFFVNAAILILAAATFFKNGMHEVAEIQDAYRFLQPLLGTKWAPILFAVALIAAGQSSTVTGTLAGQIVMEGYLNLRIQPWVRRIITRLIAIVPAVVVILIYGESVTGKLLVLSQVILSLQLGFAIIPLIHFVSDKSKMKGHHIGKVTQVAAWLIAIIIVSLNAKLVYSEIQGWLETSDNPIVLWLTVVPLAISFLILLLYIVIKPFFSKSRLNIENHSPHDMNLKFTEIAVQDNKNIAITVDFSFADENAINHAFKIGGKEANYTLIHVVESVGAMMYGKQIDDHETTVDETLLLEYKSMFQEKGFHVKTVLGFGRPNKVIPKLVNKGDFDILIMGTHGHTGMKDLLFGTTVDRLRHKITIPLLIVKK